One window from the genome of Treponema sp. OMZ 838 encodes:
- a CDS encoding ABC transporter substrate-binding protein: MNSYFSMDETVFDVTERYPETIRYLAGKGFTPLTNPVMRKLMGKKITLEKAFLSKKLDIDLCERELVEIIEQAAASGFAHIDLSLKTKNNNRVEPDDGKQTIRIEGVLPCPIRIPLLESFEAFYSDYVETHKEEFEKKNYKIRYDLRSANLGIDWIIDLAKTGKKENLPDVLLSAGFELFFDKKLMGSFIENKEFHCALDTVNKDFCNDYIDLRDEKKNYAIIGVVPAIMIVNTALLDGRKMPETWEDILSPEFEHSVAIPFGDLDLFNSVILNIYARFGDEGIKKLGKACSAYMHPAQMVKGGKAAAVQPVVSISPYFFSKMIDERTPLKTVWPEDGAIVAPIFMLVKKDTEEFTKDFVSFFLSEKTGTVFAQSGFFPSTNPSVDNRLSADKKFSWVGWDFIYQNDIGVVLEKIKADFETAAGSSSESRR, translated from the coding sequence ATGAATAGTTATTTTAGCATGGATGAAACGGTTTTTGACGTTACGGAACGGTACCCCGAAACAATTCGCTATTTGGCGGGGAAGGGATTTACGCCGCTTACTAATCCGGTAATGCGCAAATTGATGGGAAAGAAAATCACGCTTGAAAAAGCCTTCCTTTCAAAGAAGTTAGATATCGATTTATGCGAGCGGGAACTGGTTGAAATTATCGAACAAGCAGCCGCCTCCGGTTTTGCACATATTGATCTCAGTTTAAAGACAAAGAATAATAACCGTGTTGAACCGGATGATGGTAAACAAACGATCAGGATTGAAGGTGTTTTGCCGTGCCCGATACGGATTCCTCTTCTGGAAAGTTTTGAAGCATTTTATTCCGATTATGTCGAAACGCATAAGGAAGAGTTTGAAAAGAAAAACTATAAAATCAGGTATGATCTAAGATCGGCTAATCTCGGTATTGATTGGATAATCGATCTGGCAAAAACCGGTAAAAAAGAAAACCTGCCGGATGTGCTCCTTTCTGCCGGTTTTGAACTGTTTTTTGATAAAAAACTGATGGGCTCTTTTATTGAAAATAAAGAGTTCCACTGCGCACTTGATACGGTCAATAAAGATTTTTGCAATGACTATATCGATTTACGGGATGAGAAAAAAAATTACGCCATTATCGGTGTCGTTCCTGCAATTATGATTGTGAATACCGCACTGTTGGACGGCAGAAAAATGCCGGAAACATGGGAGGATATCTTATCTCCCGAATTTGAACATTCCGTCGCTATTCCGTTCGGCGATTTGGATTTATTTAATTCGGTTATTCTTAATATCTACGCACGTTTCGGGGACGAAGGTATTAAGAAATTAGGGAAGGCTTGTAGTGCCTATATGCATCCCGCTCAAATGGTCAAAGGCGGTAAAGCCGCGGCTGTGCAGCCTGTGGTCAGTATCAGCCCATACTTTTTCTCTAAGATGATAGACGAACGGACTCCTCTTAAAACGGTTTGGCCGGAAGACGGTGCGATTGTCGCTCCTATTTTTATGCTGGTAAAGAAAGATACTGAGGAGTTCACAAAAGATTTTGTATCGTTTTTCCTTTCGGAAAAGACCGGTACGGTTTTTGCGCAAAGCGGTTTCTTCCCATCTACCAATCCGTCCGTCGATAATCGTTTATCGGCCGATAAAAAATTCTCGTGGGTAGGCTGGGATTTTATCTATCAAAATGATATCGGTGTAGTATTGGAAAAAATCAAAGCTGATTTTGAAACCGCTGCCGGCAGCAGCTCCGAAAGCCGCCGATAA
- a CDS encoding sodium:solute symporter family protein, with protein sequence MLIATWIITFLIVVGIGIYAGTTIKSSAQWSGGDKSLSAVSLGAIFAAWQIGGMAIVGAAQNGYNLGIAGSWYSIAGSFYFIALAVFAKIIRNNMPGESVPVYLQSRFDNKTAKLYSYAWIVYGFLYIPIQLKTVSSIIQIVLPNINFMAAMIIGVTVAVVYTGFSGMKGASAVGRIVCIGIYILLIIFVVTTLPKFEGFSGLLAKLPQGYDSMKNMPLHRIIAWIFGGCISTAVMQSVLQPLLAAKTPQAARTGSILGYLIAAPICFFTATCGMLAKASGADLGDGTSAFAYAIKTFTSPFFGGIIFAFVTMIIAATMATMMLATGTIITNVYKTDINPNADDKKVLSISKKITFIFAYLTLIPALFIPSRSLTNLFLTLQHVAAAPISFSILVGLTWKKVTKQGAFWSILCGMLVGIAWMLLRLSDKLEAIYPVVIVTYGVGIIVSLLTYKEGGK encoded by the coding sequence ATGTTAATTGCAACATGGATCATTACGTTTTTAATCGTTGTCGGTATCGGTATTTATGCCGGAACAACCATTAAGTCGTCCGCACAGTGGTCGGGAGGTGATAAGTCCCTGAGCGCCGTTTCACTCGGTGCTATTTTTGCCGCATGGCAAATCGGCGGTATGGCAATTGTCGGAGCAGCTCAAAACGGATATAACCTCGGCATCGCCGGGTCGTGGTATTCAATAGCCGGATCGTTTTACTTTATTGCATTAGCTGTTTTTGCAAAAATAATCCGAAACAATATGCCCGGTGAATCGGTTCCTGTATACTTACAATCCAGATTCGATAATAAAACGGCAAAACTGTACTCATACGCATGGATTGTCTACGGTTTTCTCTATATTCCCATTCAGTTAAAAACGGTTTCGTCCATCATTCAAATTGTATTACCCAATATAAACTTCATGGCGGCAATGATAATCGGTGTAACTGTTGCCGTCGTTTATACCGGTTTTTCGGGTATGAAAGGAGCATCAGCAGTAGGAAGAATCGTCTGTATCGGTATTTATATCTTACTCATTATTTTTGTTGTAACGACATTGCCTAAATTTGAAGGCTTTAGCGGATTGCTGGCAAAATTACCGCAAGGATATGACAGTATGAAAAATATGCCGCTGCACAGAATCATCGCGTGGATATTCGGAGGGTGTATCAGTACGGCTGTTATGCAATCGGTACTTCAGCCGTTATTGGCGGCAAAAACCCCGCAAGCCGCCCGCACCGGTTCGATCCTCGGATATCTTATTGCAGCACCGATTTGTTTCTTTACGGCAACCTGCGGAATGCTTGCAAAAGCTTCGGGAGCTGATTTAGGTGATGGAACAAGCGCATTTGCCTATGCTATTAAAACCTTTACCTCACCGTTCTTCGGCGGTATTATCTTTGCATTCGTTACAATGATTATCGCTGCAACGATGGCAACAATGATGCTGGCCACCGGTACGATTATCACCAACGTATATAAAACGGATATCAATCCAAATGCCGATGATAAAAAGGTTCTCAGCATTTCCAAAAAGATTACATTTATTTTTGCATATCTTACACTGATACCTGCACTTTTTATTCCAAGCCGTTCGCTTACGAATCTCTTTTTAACGCTCCAGCATGTTGCCGCTGCTCCTATCAGTTTTTCCATCTTAGTCGGTTTAACATGGAAAAAGGTTACCAAGCAAGGCGCTTTCTGGAGTATCCTCTGCGGTATGCTCGTTGGGATAGCTTGGATGTTACTGCGCTTGAGCGATAAGCTTGAAGCGATTTATCCGGTTGTCATCGTTACATACGGCGTTGGAATAATCGTTTCGTTACTGACATATAAAGAAGGCGGTAAATAA
- a CDS encoding 6-hydroxymethylpterin diphosphokinase MptE-like protein — translation MINTNKDEKPLLIQTDRGFSVLYRNKYLYSKYNPQAAITAQIASLQIPDCTLILCLSPVLGYGLKELTEKLPASSYILALECDQMLMRFSLDHCDFSPFAQQRLSYIRTDSVAEVLKKIESLPLFPFKKCLVLSCSGGVQLNQTFYDEVRLYTDEIISRFWKNRITLMHLGRNYAHNTFRNLLSLARSLASSPTRPMMEPLAKSPENSPAESSVWGAPSSKNRFRLLTGDERIRKPLLVVGAGPSLDTVRDFIIKNRNSFFLLAVDAAAAALLPDIQPDAIVLVESQYWIDSAFIGLRKYSIPVFADLTASPRALQACGGSVHFFCTEYARLKYLEHLYQTLQPLILPPMGSVGLTAIQLALALAAPHLPVLHTGLDFAWQNGLTHAAGSSPIKKLFAEINRTESPYKLSLSTGMQRISGKRGLSYWTTPVLSGYAELYRHTFSGNERVIDIGTEGCFLNGRQADMTEAERILADACASDADSTAIGTGRSQTNAADTFFDSICESDTANERYEALKAYLTGEAEALTMLNDHLQGKRSISEHMMEQLFAERDYLYSHFPDAARGYSLDLGFLKRAGIELRYLLKILS, via the coding sequence TTGATTAACACCAACAAAGATGAAAAGCCTCTGCTGATACAAACAGACAGGGGCTTTTCCGTTTTATACCGAAATAAATATCTCTATTCAAAATACAATCCTCAAGCAGCTATTACTGCGCAGATTGCATCGTTGCAGATACCCGATTGTACATTAATACTCTGTCTTTCGCCGGTACTAGGCTACGGGCTTAAAGAATTGACGGAAAAGCTGCCGGCATCTTCTTATATTCTTGCGCTGGAATGCGATCAAATGTTGATGCGGTTCTCGCTCGATCATTGTGATTTCTCTCCGTTTGCACAGCAGCGACTTTCTTATATCCGGACGGATTCGGTTGCAGAGGTACTGAAAAAGATAGAATCCTTGCCGCTGTTTCCCTTTAAAAAGTGTCTTGTGCTTTCCTGTTCAGGCGGGGTGCAGCTGAATCAAACTTTTTATGATGAAGTGCGTTTGTATACCGATGAAATTATTTCACGGTTTTGGAAAAACCGGATAACGCTGATGCACCTCGGCAGGAATTACGCACATAACACATTCCGCAATCTCCTCTCGCTTGCGCGATCACTCGCAAGCTCGCCGACGAGACCAATGATGGAGCCACTCGCGAAATCGCCGGAGAATTCTCCGGCGGAATCCTCTGTATGGGGGGCACCGTCGAGTAAGAACAGGTTCCGTTTACTCACCGGCGATGAGCGTATCCGCAAGCCTCTTTTGGTTGTAGGCGCCGGTCCTTCGCTCGATACTGTACGGGATTTTATCATCAAGAATAGAAATTCCTTTTTTTTACTTGCGGTGGATGCCGCAGCCGCAGCGCTTCTACCCGATATTCAACCTGACGCAATCGTATTGGTGGAATCGCAGTACTGGATTGATTCGGCGTTCATCGGCTTGCGCAAATACAGCATACCGGTCTTTGCCGATCTGACGGCTTCCCCCCGTGCGTTGCAAGCATGCGGCGGAAGTGTACACTTTTTTTGCACCGAGTACGCACGGCTGAAGTATTTGGAACATCTCTATCAAACGCTGCAGCCGCTTATACTTCCGCCAATGGGATCGGTAGGATTGACTGCGATACAGCTTGCTTTAGCGCTGGCCGCCCCTCACCTGCCCGTACTGCATACCGGCTTGGATTTTGCATGGCAAAACGGTCTTACCCATGCCGCCGGAAGCAGCCCTATAAAAAAACTCTTTGCGGAAATAAACCGTACCGAATCGCCGTATAAGCTCAGTCTCTCTACCGGTATGCAGCGGATTTCCGGGAAGCGTGGACTTTCCTATTGGACAACTCCGGTGCTTTCCGGCTATGCGGAACTGTATCGCCATACCTTCTCCGGAAATGAGCGGGTTATCGACATTGGAACGGAAGGATGCTTCTTGAACGGCCGACAAGCTGATATGACTGAAGCGGAGCGGATACTTGCCGATGCCTGTGCCTCGGATGCGGACAGTACAGCTATCGGAACCGGTCGCTCACAGACAAATGCAGCCGATACTTTTTTTGATTCCATTTGTGAATCAGACACTGCAAACGAACGATATGAAGCGCTCAAGGCCTATCTTACCGGTGAAGCGGAAGCGTTGACTATGCTGAATGACCATTTACAGGGCAAACGCTCAATATCGGAACACATGATGGAACAACTCTTCGCAGAGCGCGACTACCTCTATAGCCATTTTCCCGATGCAGCACGCGGCTATTCGCTTGACCTCGGCTTTCTAAAGCGGGCAGGTATCGAGCTGCGGTATTTGTTAAAAATTCTTAGCTAA
- a CDS encoding Crp/Fnr family transcriptional regulator, with amino-acid sequence MNPLFKDIPAKELETYLTAVKAKTAVYQKDSFIFFEGDLPKALFVLKSGVVQIEKNDTNGKRIIMNRFETPETVFGEVYAFLQSTPYDYSCRIITDAEILSIPANIFSASATLPAVQTKIVQNLLSILAHKAYFLNQKLLIFSSFTLRKKIAVYLLQQARGQPKITLKLNREAMAEYLAVPRPSLSRELMNMQKDKLLTISKDTVTVNIDRLEDLA; translated from the coding sequence GTGAATCCGTTATTCAAAGATATTCCCGCAAAGGAACTGGAAACCTATCTTACCGCCGTCAAGGCAAAGACGGCCGTTTATCAAAAAGACAGTTTTATTTTCTTTGAAGGAGACCTCCCCAAGGCATTGTTCGTTCTTAAATCAGGGGTTGTCCAAATCGAAAAAAATGATACCAATGGTAAGCGAATCATTATGAACCGCTTTGAAACACCGGAAACCGTCTTCGGTGAAGTCTATGCATTCTTGCAATCCACCCCATACGATTATTCATGCAGGATAATCACCGATGCGGAAATTCTCAGTATTCCGGCAAATATATTTTCAGCTTCTGCAACACTGCCCGCCGTACAAACAAAAATTGTACAGAATCTTTTATCCATTCTTGCACATAAAGCTTATTTTTTAAACCAGAAGCTGTTGATATTTTCATCATTTACCTTGCGTAAAAAAATAGCCGTGTATCTGTTACAGCAAGCGCGCGGTCAGCCTAAAATAACGCTTAAACTGAACCGAGAAGCTATGGCCGAATATCTTGCCGTTCCTCGCCCTTCCCTATCCCGCGAATTGATGAATATGCAAAAAGATAAGCTGCTCACCATATCCAAAGATACCGTAACCGTTAATATCGATAGACTCGAAGATCTTGCATAA
- the ggt gene encoding gamma-glutamyltransferase, whose translation MQEKKMYMWPSAWNRPSINGTYGAISSNNVYATQAGLNVLRNGGNAFDAAVAVSLVLSVVEPHHSGIGGGCFTLAYSKQENAVYALDGRGIAPRNATKDLFLKDGKVCDEWKDIGGRSVAVPGLLKSLDVLLKKFGTMTMQAVAQDAIKLSLNGFRTSFTGSITGTDDSVIRKRNTYPAFKKNFMNGDKGYEFGTMQKNEKLGRLLEKIATAGVDYFYSGEAAKTIINTINEHGGCFSYEDMSEYQPKFREPVSINYRNAAVYSFPPPGGGCTVLEMLNILENADIKKAGHNSAQYIHLLAEAMKIAFADRSIGLGDPDFIKIDTHKILSKDYAKLQYEHINKTAQEYKPGIDTAFDEHKGNTSHFSIMDRYGNTVSQTQTIRDWFGSGIVVDAYGFVLNNAMSDFSATEGALTSQGLSYGSSNAIAGGKTPISSMSPTIVFKEGVPFMAIGSAGGPRIITGVLQGIVNAIDFDMEPEQLVDMPYINCLSKQQGIETEFGISPDTVAQLQAALHTIHQVPVHQAMSTMVNCVMKKHDRFYAGRTKRVDGCAGVLFSSGASFDGIGFAEI comes from the coding sequence ATGCAGGAAAAGAAAATGTATATGTGGCCGTCTGCATGGAATCGGCCGTCTATCAACGGAACATACGGGGCAATCAGCAGTAATAATGTGTATGCCACTCAAGCAGGACTGAATGTTTTGAGGAATGGCGGAAATGCGTTTGATGCTGCCGTTGCGGTTTCGTTGGTATTATCCGTTGTCGAACCGCATCATTCGGGAATCGGCGGAGGCTGCTTTACACTGGCGTACTCAAAGCAGGAAAATGCAGTCTATGCATTGGACGGGAGAGGAATAGCCCCGCGGAATGCGACAAAAGATTTATTTTTAAAAGACGGAAAGGTTTGCGACGAATGGAAGGATATAGGCGGAAGATCGGTTGCCGTTCCGGGATTATTGAAAAGCCTAGATGTCTTGTTAAAAAAATTCGGTACAATGACAATGCAGGCGGTTGCACAAGATGCAATCAAGTTGTCGCTCAACGGTTTTAGGACAAGCTTTACCGGTTCGATAACCGGTACGGATGACTCGGTTATCAGAAAACGGAATACCTATCCCGCCTTTAAAAAGAATTTTATGAACGGAGATAAGGGATATGAATTCGGCACTATGCAAAAAAATGAGAAACTGGGACGGCTTTTAGAAAAAATCGCAACAGCCGGAGTTGATTATTTTTATAGCGGAGAAGCAGCAAAGACAATCATCAACACAATAAATGAGCATGGCGGTTGTTTTTCCTATGAAGATATGTCCGAATATCAACCTAAATTCCGTGAACCCGTAAGTATCAATTATCGAAATGCCGCCGTATATTCCTTTCCTCCGCCCGGAGGAGGCTGTACCGTACTCGAAATGCTGAATATCCTTGAAAATGCGGATATAAAAAAAGCAGGACATAATTCGGCACAGTACATACATCTATTGGCGGAAGCGATGAAGATTGCTTTTGCAGACAGAAGTATCGGATTAGGTGATCCCGATTTTATCAAAATCGACACGCATAAAATTCTCAGCAAAGATTATGCAAAATTACAATATGAGCATATCAATAAAACGGCACAAGAGTATAAACCGGGCATCGACACTGCATTCGACGAGCATAAAGGGAACACCTCTCATTTTTCCATTATGGATCGATATGGGAATACGGTATCGCAAACGCAGACCATCAGAGACTGGTTCGGAAGCGGTATTGTTGTAGATGCCTACGGTTTTGTATTGAATAATGCAATGTCGGATTTTTCCGCAACGGAGGGGGCACTGACCAGTCAAGGATTATCGTACGGCAGCTCCAATGCGATAGCCGGCGGAAAAACACCGATTTCCAGTATGTCGCCGACCATTGTTTTTAAAGAAGGAGTACCGTTTATGGCCATCGGTTCTGCCGGAGGTCCGAGAATTATTACCGGCGTGCTGCAAGGAATAGTCAATGCAATCGATTTTGATATGGAACCTGAACAGCTGGTAGATATGCCGTATATCAACTGCCTGAGTAAACAACAAGGCATAGAAACCGAATTCGGTATTTCACCCGATACTGTTGCTCAGCTTCAAGCAGCACTGCATACCATACATCAGGTTCCCGTACATCAGGCAATGAGTACAATGGTAAATTGCGTGATGAAAAAACATGATAGGTTTTATGCAGGGCGGACAAAGCGAGTCGATGGCTGCGCAGGAGTTCTTTTTTCCTCCGGCGCAAGCTTTGACGGCATAGGATTTGCGGAAATATAG
- a CDS encoding peptidyl-prolyl cis-trans isomerase, whose protein sequence is MRTAFNSSMIQLAAQEEALSAGFYLPNKNINKALISFYTDSTGTYSEKLYTDTSEQQRLTNRRQVIDYLTAQRYIEDNFGTYDNIFGLKTSSAETAFVQKMAEKERTFKYVVFEESQFPQDKIRAYGEEHADLFAEHNLLMLTFNSQEDANKTAQALQKGEITFEDAVITNSTKAGTDSNGKLLSPYRTTVNRTFPESKDLDTVLKLGTDEVSSVVKTSSGYAIVKCTAPVTPADFTLAETQDRVLSYMKSNERGIIEDYLEQKAKTFMEAAKIGGFAHEASINNLVVQTSNPITLNYGNAAILPQISYQSDTFFTAGVRNETFFKKAFALKQGEISEPILLGANVLVLQLDEEKAVSEETQNNIATSYRQFASIWYYEYPLAMLAYQQLSWGQQTFIDFVLNSKNFTDNFNSVFN, encoded by the coding sequence ATGCGAACCGCATTTAATTCTTCCATGATTCAGCTTGCTGCACAGGAAGAAGCCCTGAGCGCCGGTTTTTATCTGCCGAATAAAAATATCAATAAAGCGCTCATTTCCTTTTATACGGATTCTACAGGTACTTATTCTGAAAAATTATATACGGATACATCGGAACAGCAGCGGCTTACCAATAGACGGCAAGTAATCGATTATCTGACCGCACAACGCTATATCGAAGATAACTTCGGTACATACGATAATATCTTCGGCTTGAAAACAAGCTCGGCAGAAACTGCTTTCGTGCAGAAGATGGCGGAAAAAGAACGCACCTTTAAATATGTTGTATTTGAGGAAAGCCAATTTCCGCAGGATAAAATCCGTGCGTATGGCGAAGAACATGCCGATTTATTTGCTGAACATAACTTACTCATGCTGACATTTAACTCGCAAGAGGACGCAAATAAAACCGCTCAAGCGCTTCAAAAAGGAGAGATCACGTTTGAAGATGCAGTTATCACAAACTCTACCAAGGCGGGCACCGATTCTAACGGAAAACTGTTATCCCCATACCGAACAACGGTAAACCGGACATTCCCCGAATCAAAGGATCTTGATACTGTACTCAAGCTCGGTACCGATGAGGTGAGTTCCGTCGTTAAAACCTCTTCAGGGTATGCAATCGTAAAATGCACTGCTCCGGTTACACCTGCCGATTTTACACTGGCCGAAACTCAAGACCGTGTTCTTTCGTATATGAAATCGAATGAGCGCGGCATTATCGAAGATTACCTTGAACAAAAGGCAAAAACTTTTATGGAAGCGGCAAAAATCGGCGGATTTGCACATGAAGCATCTATAAATAATTTGGTTGTGCAGACAAGCAACCCGATAACACTAAACTACGGTAATGCCGCTATTTTACCGCAAATTTCTTATCAGTCGGATACTTTCTTTACGGCCGGTGTACGGAATGAAACCTTCTTTAAAAAAGCCTTTGCACTTAAACAGGGTGAAATTTCGGAGCCGATTTTGCTGGGGGCAAACGTACTGGTACTGCAGCTTGACGAAGAGAAAGCAGTCTCGGAAGAAACTCAAAACAATATCGCAACGTCATACCGGCAATTCGCATCGATTTGGTATTACGAATATCCGCTTGCTATGCTTGCCTATCAGCAGCTTTCATGGGGTCAGCAAACCTTTATTGATTTTGTCTTAAACAGTAAAAACTTTACCGACAATTTTAATTCGGTATTCAACTAA
- a CDS encoding ComEC/Rec2 family competence protein, whose protein sequence is MERHVVPPVTIIAVAAAAFFYGLYVFAQTDGRITSFVFITTFLLLCALSVFLIAVSVAGKLSKQGAEGRSCRKKPPQPTIRFVLLAVAGAAIGSYSVYTLQREQRPPQTLAALPTVRTLIGELTGEPVPVGTDYYRIPVKLIACNTGRNEQFSASGTVQLFVPATLVRGTYSGGITRIGEAEPSEAAAPLLSGTAVFAEALQNPQACRFYVRGMRLAVQGKFGKTGSVFYARPVQPVFLGWNSPLSRLRAFFRFAFMRMLYGWGEAGGLLLALLAADKAFLPAGCIAAFRNAGLAHILALSGMHLSLIGTAALQGGRLFGHKSRAAWFSLAAVFLFVWFAGSAPSLNRALGMVCIAAVGRALGLKPPPLSVLCAMLTVHIAIVGAEAITLGFMLSYGACAGIIIFGDACARLMVGKIPPAFAGSISASVGAQLFTAPIVISAIGNIAAAGVIASCVVSPLVSVFLIAGLICIPLALIFPFTSPLLGYGLNAAYRIIFASADFFARLPVIAPESGMQRVIFSAAAFAVGVCCAVLAYVQRKRTVAAFPRLT, encoded by the coding sequence ATGGAGAGACATGTTGTTCCGCCTGTTACGATCATAGCCGTTGCGGCGGCGGCATTTTTTTACGGGTTGTATGTATTTGCGCAAACTGACGGCAGAATTACATCTTTTGTTTTTATAACGACATTCTTATTACTCTGCGCGCTATCGGTGTTTTTAATAGCGGTATCCGTGGCAGGTAAGCTGTCGAAGCAGGGAGCCGAAGGACGATCCTGCCGGAAGAAGCCGCCGCAGCCTACGATACGCTTTGTGCTTTTAGCGGTTGCCGGAGCTGCGATCGGCTCGTATTCCGTATATACACTGCAAAGAGAACAACGCCCACCTCAAACGCTTGCTGCGCTGCCTACGGTACGGACGCTTATTGGGGAATTGACCGGAGAGCCTGTTCCGGTAGGTACCGATTATTACCGCATACCGGTTAAACTGATTGCGTGTAATACCGGTCGCAATGAGCAATTCTCCGCATCGGGTACCGTGCAGCTCTTTGTTCCGGCAACGCTTGTCCGCGGAACATATTCAGGAGGCATTACCCGTATCGGTGAAGCGGAGCCATCCGAAGCGGCAGCACCGCTACTGTCCGGTACGGCTGTATTTGCGGAGGCTTTGCAAAATCCGCAAGCATGCCGGTTTTATGTACGGGGAATGAGGCTTGCGGTTCAAGGAAAGTTCGGTAAAACGGGATCGGTGTTTTATGCGCGGCCGGTGCAGCCGGTGTTTCTCGGATGGAACTCTCCGCTCAGCCGTCTCCGCGCGTTTTTCCGCTTTGCTTTTATGCGGATGTTATACGGCTGGGGCGAGGCGGGCGGACTCTTGCTTGCGCTGCTTGCTGCCGATAAGGCATTCTTACCGGCAGGATGCATCGCAGCGTTCCGCAACGCCGGACTTGCTCATATCCTTGCCTTGTCCGGAATGCATCTTTCGTTAATAGGGACGGCGGCGCTGCAAGGCGGCAGGTTATTCGGGCATAAGAGCCGCGCTGCATGGTTTTCGCTTGCGGCAGTTTTCCTGTTTGTCTGGTTTGCAGGCTCTGCTCCTTCGTTAAACCGTGCATTGGGAATGGTTTGTATCGCCGCCGTAGGGAGAGCGCTCGGGTTAAAGCCGCCGCCCTTGTCCGTGCTGTGCGCTATGTTGACTGTGCATATCGCAATCGTCGGCGCCGAAGCAATAACGCTCGGGTTTATGCTTTCGTATGGGGCATGTGCAGGTATCATCATCTTCGGCGATGCGTGCGCCCGTCTCATGGTCGGAAAAATACCGCCGGCTTTTGCAGGCAGTATTTCCGCATCCGTCGGCGCACAGCTTTTCACCGCTCCGATTGTTATCTCTGCAATCGGGAATATCGCAGCGGCGGGGGTAATTGCTTCATGCGTGGTCAGCCCGCTCGTTTCGGTTTTCCTCATTGCGGGGCTTATCTGTATTCCGCTTGCGCTTATCTTCCCTTTCACGAGTCCGCTGCTGGGATACGGATTGAACGCCGCATACCGGATAATTTTTGCGTCAGCGGATTTTTTTGCGCGCCTTCCGGTTATTGCGCCGGAAAGCGGAATGCAGCGTGTGATATTTTCAGCCGCGGCGTTTGCGGTTGGGGTATGCTGTGCGGTTCTGGCGTATGTTCAGCGTAAGCGGACAGTAGCCGCTTTCCCTCGATTGACATGA
- a CDS encoding copper homeostasis protein CutC — protein sequence MKSTITIEICAGSLDDAIAAEKAGAARIELNSSLFLGGLTPSLGTLLLVKKETNLKVMTMVRPRAAGFLYTASEFKTMKEDAKLFIDNGADGIVFGFLKKNGTIDEKRCEALIKIAGDKEKVFHRAIDVVPDPLKTLDILIDLGFTRVLTSGQEPTAYEGMELIAAMVKHAKGCIEILPGGGITKKNAAKLVKGTGVNQIHFAALKAVAEPSTARNPAIYYGGVLYPPEDRFETADLGAMSEIIGTVK from the coding sequence ATGAAAAGCACTATTACCATTGAAATTTGCGCAGGCTCGCTCGATGATGCGATTGCAGCCGAAAAAGCCGGCGCTGCAAGAATTGAATTAAATTCTTCATTGTTTTTGGGAGGGCTAACCCCATCGCTCGGCACCCTTCTCCTCGTTAAAAAAGAGACCAACCTCAAAGTGATGACGATGGTTCGTCCCCGCGCCGCAGGTTTTTTGTACACCGCATCCGAATTTAAGACGATGAAAGAAGATGCAAAACTGTTTATTGACAACGGAGCGGACGGTATCGTATTCGGCTTTTTAAAAAAGAATGGAACGATAGACGAAAAGCGGTGCGAAGCGCTCATCAAAATTGCAGGCGATAAAGAAAAGGTATTCCACCGCGCCATCGATGTCGTACCCGATCCCCTTAAAACGCTCGATATTTTGATTGATCTCGGCTTTACCCGTGTACTCACCAGCGGACAGGAACCGACCGCCTACGAAGGCATGGAGCTGATCGCCGCGATGGTTAAGCACGCAAAAGGCTGCATAGAAATTCTACCCGGCGGCGGCATTACAAAGAAAAATGCAGCGAAGCTCGTAAAAGGTACCGGCGTCAATCAGATCCACTTTGCAGCGTTAAAAGCCGTTGCCGAACCTTCGACAGCAAGGAACCCCGCCATCTACTACGGCGGAGTCCTTTACCCGCCGGAAGACCGGTTTGAAACAGCCGACCTCGGCGCAATGTCCGAAATTATCGGCACCGTAAAATAA